The stretch of DNA AGATATTCAACGCAGACGCTACGATTCTTTACGAGGAACCCTCGGCAACATTGCCGAAGCCGCCGATGGGGATGAACTGGTACCTGAGCCGACTCGATGCCGCCGATAGCCTGACGCGGCAACCTCAGCCCATCTATGTCGACTTTCTTGCTGCTCCTTCAGCAGGCGCATTCGTGAGCGATGATCGTATGTTCGTCAACCGCATCCGCGGTCAGGCAAGAGATTGCAACATGCAGTCACCCACGGCGCTCGGGCATATGCATGTCGACTATGCTGAGTTTTGGTTCATCATGGAAGGTCAGATCCAGTACAACATCGAAGGCTTGGCCCCGTTCGTCTCAGAGGCTGGCGATATCGTTTATGTCCCGGCTGGACGTTGGCATTCGGCGGCTAATTATTGCCCGGGATTCGACACGCGGATTGCTATCAACGGCTATCCCGGCGGGTCGCATCACTGGCCGGTGAACAACCAGCCAGCGACGCCTCCAATTTCCGGCAAGGGATACTTGAATTAATGTAGCCGTCGGCCCGCCCTCATGGCGAGGACGGGCCAAAGTGACTATCCAAGCAGTAAAAAGTACCCTTCGATTGTGTGATCAAGGGTGCAATTCTCGTAACGCCGGTCTTGTTTGCCGCATTGGTGACAGTCCCGGCATCTGGTTTCAGCAAACTATCCTGGGGAGGACAAACTATGAAAGCACTTCTTCTTGCCGCGGCTCTGGTGGGAGGGCTTATTGCTGCCGCGCCTGCCATGGCCCAGAACGCGCGTCTGGGTTACGTACCTGTGGACGATCATCCGGTTGGGGAAGCTTCGCGTCATTTTGCGAAGCTGGTGGCGGAGAAAACCGCTGGACGCGTCAACATCGAAACATTCGGTAACGGCCTTCTGGGCAGCGAGCCCGAAATGCAGGCATCGGTTCAGGCTGGTTTCATCGACATCATGGTCGGCCCTACACCGAATCTGGTCGGTGTTGTTCCGCAATTCATGATCTACGATCTTCCGTTCTTTTATAAGGACTTCGACGCAGTGGATGCCGTCATGGACGGTGAGGTCGGCGAGCAGCTTTTCGCGCAGCTGAAAGACAAGACCGGCATTGTGGGACTGGCCTGGTGGGACAACGGATTCCGCCACT from Brucella sp. BE17 encodes:
- a CDS encoding cupin domain-containing protein codes for the protein MNCWKSSLALMGALVVGAVGVTGADAQTVNAWTPKPVVSAPYKAPHKPRTTIADVRAKIAPVNQSKTWRVPVVDDKHLQAAWHQMAVLDSTPTLRVADHQTAFIVWEGEIEVTIQGVEPFVATKGFMVRVPFRRAFTLKNVGAVPSLHFEIFNADATILYEEPSATLPKPPMGMNWYLSRLDAADSLTRQPQPIYVDFLAAPSAGAFVSDDRMFVNRIRGQARDCNMQSPTALGHMHVDYAEFWFIMEGQIQYNIEGLAPFVSEAGDIVYVPAGRWHSAANYCPGFDTRIAINGYPGGSHHWPVNNQPATPPISGKGYLN